In Williamwhitmania sp., the genomic stretch TTAATTCTTCTTTGACACTCCAATTTAATTCTGTGTCACAAAAATTCTTTTTCATTTCGCCGTCCCACTTTTTAGCAAACCATTCTTCGGCGATTGCTTTTACTTCGGCTTCGGTAAATTTTCCTGCTTTGATGTCCATTAAAATTGTACGCTTTTTTCCTTTGTTGAACCATAATGCTTTTTCCATGCTGTCAGTTTCCCAAAACTTTTCAATAGTGAATAAGCAACGAATTGCGTGATGTGCTTGCTTGGTATCAAAACCAAACTTTTCAATTAAATGTTGCGTGTTGCCTGTTCCTTTGTGTAAAGTGCTCATTTTCTCTCTATGCATTCCCATAGTGGAGTTTAAGAAATTAGGGATATTTGCTTGTGCAATTCTTTCCCTATTTTCAAATAAGAAATCTAAACCGTTGTCATGTGTTCCCTCTGGATTGAATAACACTTGTAAAAAATTAATGTTTCCCTTCCAGATTTGTTCGCCTAACTTTCTAACATCGTGCACTGAAAAATCCACCGTATCGGATATATCAGCAAAAGAGAACATAGTTCCATTGAATAAATCCTCAAATGTAGGTGTGACAAATAACTTAAAATCTCTATCACTTTCAGGTGTTTGTAAATTATGGGCATGGCTTCCCACTAATGCGTTTACTACAATCTCTCTTCCCTCAAATAACTCAGTCATGTTCTCGCCTCGTTTCATATGTACATTATATCATAAATTTCTAAAATGTCAAGGGATTTTAAAAACTGCGCAGGTCAAAATTTTACCCGGGTTACTTGCTCCCTATTCGGAAGCAAGTGATTTTGGTTTTTCGTCTCCTTCGATAGTTTTCTTGAAATACAAATTTCCTGCTGTGTGGTAAATTACAACCCCTTCTGGTTTCATAAAGCCTTTTGAAGCGTGGCTGCCCGTATGCTTTAAATCATCCAAAACGTTTCGGATAACTCTTGTATCAAACATTCCAGAGTATAAAACAGGTACAACATGACAACAAGAGGGTCGATTGCCTAATTCGTCAGACCATAGGTAAGAATTGAAAAGACTAAAGCGTTTTTCTTTCAAACCATAATTTCGTTGAATGCCTTGTCCCCACCATTCGCCGTAATGAAACCCTGTGCCGAGTTTTACAAGTTCGTTTGCATTTTCGATAACCCAGCGGGCAAAGCCAGCATTATCTTTTTCAGGAGTAATCCAACGAGTTCGAGAACCAGCCGAAATTACATAATCAACACCTTCAAAATTTGCATCGACCAATCCTCCGTT encodes the following:
- a CDS encoding nucleotidyltransferase domain-containing protein, encoding MKRGENMTELFEGREIVVNALVGSHAHNLQTPESDRDFKLFVTPTFEDLFNGTMFSFADISDTVDFSVHDVRKLGEQIWKGNINFLQVLFNPEGTHDNGLDFLFENRERIAQANIPNFLNSTMGMHREKMSTLHKGTGNTQHLIEKFGFDTKQAHHAIRCLFTIEKFWETDSMEKALWFNKGKKRTILMDIKAGKFTEAEVKAIAEEWFAKKWDGEMKKNFCDTELNWSVKEELNNFIFEFVKKKILG
- a CDS encoding RNA ligase family protein; the protein is MEFREFGKIARLSREMVITEKIDGTNGLVAIEEGTSLKNGGLVDANFEGVDYVISAGSRTRWITPEKDNAGFARWVIENANELVKLGTGFHYGEWWGQGIQRNYGLKEKRFSLFNSYLWSDELGNRPSCCHVVPVLYSGMFDTRVIRNVLDDLKHTGSHASKGFMKPEGVVIYHTAGNLYFKKTIEGDEKPKSLASE